From Dechloromonas sp. A34:
GGCGGCCTTCCCCAGGCTGTCAAGCTTTTGCCGGAGCAGTTCGCGCCCGGCGCCGGCCTTGCCGGAAGCATGGTCCAGGGCGGCTTGGTAGGCACCGCGCGCTTCGGACTTCTTGCCCTGGGCGGCCAGCACATCACCCTTCAGCTCCTGAAAACGAGCCTCGAAGGCGGGCAACGAGGCCCCAGCCAATTGCTTCAGCGCCTCGTCATAGGCTTTTTCGTCAAGGTGCACGGCTGCCAAACGCAGACGGGCGAGATCCTTGACCTCATCCTTGCCATTGGCGGCAGCCCAGCTCAGCTGTGCCTTGGCCGTTTTGAGGTCGCCTGCTTCAAAGGATTGCCTGGCCGCCAGCAAAGCGGCTAGAGAAGCATAACTGGTGCTGCCGAACTTTTCCGCCAGTTCGCCGGCAGACGACTTGACCTTCTGGGCATCGCCAGCCGCCACAGCCTGTTCGAGGACCGCATAGATCGCCGCCGCCTGTGTCGACTGGCCCCGCTGATACCAGTTCCAGCCTTGCCAGCCGATCACTGCCAGGCAAAACACAGTGATCACACCGGTCACCAGGTTGCCATACATCTTCCACCAGGTTTTCAGCGTGTCGATCTGTTCCTGTTCTTCTAGGTCGTAGTGCGCCATCCGCTTATTCCTCTTCGTCCGAATCGATCAATTGCCCGATGATGGCATCCGCCAGATCATCGACCTTCAGTTTAAGTTGGGCCACGCCTTCTTCGCGCAGCGCCTTGAGTTGGGCTTCACCGGTCGCCGCTTCATCGTCGCCGATGATGACGGCAAATGTCGCCCCGCTGCCATCGGCTTTCTTCATCTGCGACTTGAAGCTGCCGCCACCGCAATGCAGCAACACGTTAATCCCCTGGTCGCGCAGCCCTTCGGCAACGCGGAAAGCCTGGCGGGAAGCGACATCACCTTGATGCACCAAATAGACATCAGGCGCCGGAGCCGCCGGTTCGCCGCCGGAGTCTCTGATCAATGCGATCAGGCGTTCGACGCCCATCGCAAAGCCGCAGGCCGGCGTCGGCTTGCCACCGAGTTGCTCGACCAGTCCGTCGTAACGGCCGCCGGCACAGACCGTCCCCTGGGCGCCGAGCTTGTCGGTGACCCATTCGAAGACGGTCAGGTTGTAGTAATCGAGGCCGCGCACCAGACGCGGATTGATTGTGAAGGGGATGCCGGCATCGCGTAACACGCGCTGGACGCCCTCAAAATGCGCCAGTGACTCGGCCCCGAGGTAGTCGATCAGCCTCGGTGCGGCAGCGCAAAGATCCTGCATCGCCGGGTTCTTGGTATCGAGGATGCGCAGCGGGTTGGTGTGCAGACGGCGCTTGGCATCTTCGTCGAGCAGCTCGGCGTGTTCCTCGAAATAGGCGATCAAGGCCGCCCGGTGCTGGGCGCGCTCCTCCGCCTGGCCTAGGCTGTTGAGCTGCAGTTCGATGCCGTCGAGGCCGAGATCGGCCCACAGGCGGGCGCCCATCAGTATCATTTCGGCATCGATGTCCGGACCGGTGAAGCCGAAGGATTCGACGCCGACCTGATGAAACTGGCGGTAACGCCCCTTCTGCGGCCGTTCATGACGGAACATCTGGCCGATGTAGTAGAGGCGCTGTGTCTGACGGGCGGCCAGGTTGTGCTCGATCACGGCACGCACGCAACCAGCAGTGCCTTCGGGACGCAAGGTCAGCGCCTCGCCGTTCAGGCCGTCGATAAAGGAATACATTTCCTTCTCGACGATATCGGTGACTTCACCGATGGCGCGCTTGAAGAGCGGCGTCGGTTCGACGATGGGCATGCGGATGGGGCGATAGCCGTAGCCCTTCAGCCACGCACGGATGGTGTCCTCGAACAGTTCCCAGAATGCCGCTTCTTCGGGCAGGATGTCGTTCATCCCGCGCACGGCTTGCAACGTTTGACTCATGCTTGCAGTTTCTTCTTGTAGGTGCGCTGGACGTAGC
This genomic window contains:
- a CDS encoding YfgM family protein, translating into MAHYDLEEQEQIDTLKTWWKMYGNLVTGVITVFCLAVIGWQGWNWYQRGQSTQAAAIYAVLEQAVAAGDAQKVKSSAGELAEKFGSTSYASLAALLAARQSFEAGDLKTAKAQLSWAAANGKDEVKDLARLRLAAVHLDEKAYDEALKQLAGASLPAFEARFQELKGDVLAAQGKKSEARGAYQAALDHASGKAGAGRELLRQKLDSLGKAA
- the hisS gene encoding histidine--tRNA ligase, which codes for MSQTLQAVRGMNDILPEEAAFWELFEDTIRAWLKGYGYRPIRMPIVEPTPLFKRAIGEVTDIVEKEMYSFIDGLNGEALTLRPEGTAGCVRAVIEHNLAARQTQRLYYIGQMFRHERPQKGRYRQFHQVGVESFGFTGPDIDAEMILMGARLWADLGLDGIELQLNSLGQAEERAQHRAALIAYFEEHAELLDEDAKRRLHTNPLRILDTKNPAMQDLCAAAPRLIDYLGAESLAHFEGVQRVLRDAGIPFTINPRLVRGLDYYNLTVFEWVTDKLGAQGTVCAGGRYDGLVEQLGGKPTPACGFAMGVERLIALIRDSGGEPAAPAPDVYLVHQGDVASRQAFRVAEGLRDQGINVLLHCGGGSFKSQMKKADGSGATFAVIIGDDEAATGEAQLKALREEGVAQLKLKVDDLADAIIGQLIDSDEEE